One stretch of Deltaproteobacteria bacterium DNA includes these proteins:
- a CDS encoding DUF1566 domain-containing protein — DGWLDRTTGLVWGGISALPLTWDEAVEDTARQARATDQAWRLPTVEEMVTLLEPDTTLDRFCPNGQFGGEHLWLWTGDRRAFTSAWFVDVVSRAVLAQDMTCRFHVRPVRTHL, encoded by the coding sequence CGGACGGTTGGCTGGACCGGACAACGGGACTGGTCTGGGGCGGGATTTCGGCCCTGCCGTTGACCTGGGACGAGGCCGTGGAGGACACGGCCCGTCAGGCCCGCGCCACTGACCAGGCTTGGCGTCTGCCCACGGTGGAGGAGATGGTCACCCTGCTCGAACCGGACACGACGTTGGACAGGTTTTGTCCGAACGGGCAGTTTGGCGGTGAACATCTGTGGCTCTGGACAGGGGATCGCCGTGCTTTTACCTCGGCCTGGTTCGTGGACGTGGTCAGTCGGGCCGTGCTGGCCCAGGACATGACCTGTCGGTTTCATGTCCGGCCGGTCCGGACACATTTGTGA
- a CDS encoding LysE family translocator produces MESGFWQVFIVGVAVAVAPGPDFFMVLRNSLMRGRLAGVMTALGIGSALVVHVVYSVLGLALVIASSPAVFSLIRVCGALYLLYIAGRGLLNRQSAPPDVRVQTQPRRSTDSPLRGWREGFWCNLLNPKAALFFLSIFSQFMTPDTPSSLRWVYGAEVIVIVTVWFVLLALCLSTGKVRSLYSGLARWVDGGVALIFGGVGCSILVQEARRVL; encoded by the coding sequence ATGGAGAGCGGATTTTGGCAGGTTTTCATCGTCGGCGTGGCCGTGGCCGTGGCGCCGGGCCCGGATTTTTTCATGGTGCTGCGCAACAGCCTGATGCGCGGCCGTCTGGCCGGAGTCATGACCGCGCTGGGGATTGGCTCGGCCCTGGTCGTGCACGTGGTCTATTCGGTCCTGGGCCTGGCCCTGGTCATCGCCTCCAGTCCGGCGGTGTTCAGCCTGATCCGTGTCTGTGGCGCCCTGTATCTGCTGTACATCGCGGGTCGGGGTCTGCTGAACAGGCAATCGGCCCCGCCCGATGTCCGCGTCCAGACCCAGCCTCGTCGGAGCACGGATTCGCCTCTGCGCGGCTGGCGCGAGGGATTTTGGTGCAACCTGCTCAATCCCAAGGCGGCGCTTTTTTTCTTGAGCATCTTTTCCCAGTTCATGACCCCGGACACGCCCAGCTCCCTGCGCTGGGTATACGGCGCCGAAGTCATCGTCATTGTCACGGTCTGGTTCGTGCTGCTGGCGTTGTGCCTGTCCACGGGCAAGGTCCGATCCCTGTATTCCGGTCTGGCCCGCTGGGTGGACGGCGGCGTGGCCCTGATTTTCGGCGGAGTCGGCTGCTCCATCCTGGTTCAGGAAGCGCGCCGGGTACTGTAG
- a CDS encoding DNA repair exonuclease produces the protein MFRFLHAADIHLDSPLRGLEAYPDAPVEQIRGAARRAFDNLIRLAVEEEVAFVLLAGDLYDGNWKDYNTGIFFMQCMGRLRAAGIRVFMIAGNHDAASQLTKSLTLPDNVTLLSSRRPETRVLDDLGVAIHGQGFATRAVAEDLSQSYPAPVSGLLNIGLLHTSLIGRPGHEPYAPCTLEGLRGHGYDYWALGHVHQREILCREPWVVFPGNIQGRHARETGPKGCVLVSADEGRIRAVEHRDLDVLRFAQLDVRVPDDADLPVVYEVVRTAMERELELAQGRPLAARVRLLGACGLHAQLCRDEVHVREELRAVAASLGDVWLERLVLATTPATAATLADSALADLVPDLERLDFDAEAMLAAIPDFRSLRAKLPPELKGEGDPLSFADEALVRLRHDVRELVLSRLLGVRHED, from the coding sequence ATGTTTCGATTCCTGCACGCGGCGGATATCCATCTGGACAGTCCGCTCCGGGGCCTGGAGGCCTATCCCGACGCGCCCGTGGAGCAGATCCGTGGCGCGGCGCGGCGGGCCTTCGACAATCTGATCCGCCTGGCCGTCGAGGAGGAGGTCGCCTTCGTGCTTCTGGCCGGCGACCTCTACGATGGAAATTGGAAGGACTACAACACCGGCATCTTCTTCATGCAGTGCATGGGTCGTCTGCGCGCGGCCGGCATCCGCGTCTTCATGATCGCCGGCAACCACGACGCGGCCAGCCAGCTGACCAAGTCCCTGACCCTGCCGGACAACGTGACCCTTTTGTCCTCCCGGCGTCCCGAGACTCGCGTTCTGGACGACCTGGGCGTGGCCATCCACGGCCAGGGTTTCGCCACCAGGGCCGTGGCCGAGGATTTGAGCCAGTCCTACCCCGCGCCAGTGTCCGGACTGCTCAACATCGGCCTGCTGCACACCAGCCTGATCGGCCGTCCCGGCCATGAACCCTATGCCCCCTGCACCCTGGAAGGCCTGCGCGGCCACGGTTATGACTACTGGGCCCTGGGCCATGTCCACCAGCGCGAGATTTTGTGCCGCGAGCCATGGGTGGTTTTTCCCGGCAACATCCAGGGGCGACACGCGCGCGAAACAGGTCCCAAGGGCTGCGTCCTGGTCTCGGCGGACGAGGGGCGGATTCGCGCCGTGGAGCATCGGGACCTGGACGTGCTCCGTTTCGCCCAGCTCGACGTGCGCGTACCGGACGATGCCGACTTGCCCGTCGTGTACGAGGTGGTGCGCACGGCCATGGAGCGGGAATTGGAACTGGCCCAAGGCCGCCCCCTGGCCGCGCGGGTGCGGCTTCTGGGCGCCTGTGGCCTGCACGCGCAACTGTGTCGCGACGAGGTCCACGTTCGGGAAGAACTCCGGGCCGTGGCCGCCAGTCTGGGTGATGTCTGGCTGGAGCGCTTGGTCCTGGCCACGACTCCGGCCACGGCCGCGACACTCGCGGATTCGGCCCTGGCCGACTTGGTGCCGGATCTGGAACGCCTGGATTTCGACGCCGAGGCGATGCTCGCGGCCATACCGGACTTTCGGAGCCTGCGCGCCAAGCTGCCTCCGGAACTGAAAGGCGAGGGGGACCCCTTGTCCTTTGCCGACGAGGCCCTGGTCCGCCTGCGTCACGACGTGCGCGAACTGGTCCTGTCCCGCCTGCTGGGAGTCCGTCATGAAGATTGA